The Pleuronectes platessa chromosome 11, fPlePla1.1, whole genome shotgun sequence genome includes a window with the following:
- the si:ch211-15d5.11 gene encoding oxidation resistance protein 1 isoform X4, whose amino-acid sequence MRKRILFQSLFHKYSCRDLYSDVNSKGLHGDTVFSISSQFSSSGSSSADSNVSSASAAHIARELLSAKGRNTNSTADRGSSTPELDSGSGPKENPQGETDPLPAPPLSPSPEAEYDKLLDVEAVPLPDGQLCLLALPPECCQGEGPGATPYLKLFCRYITDRKGVVSGILLVTANKIFFDPCKTLPLVKEHGCEEYLLSCSVDNLASVSFFSDISHVHFNASQQRRKGKTFFQKLKSTKSRAGSNPNHEGESVPALVSAASSDLSSLALSLTKEVSGDEEAESRDMRCPLELLSEASVGGLGVGALSSGTSFCGGGQELASTKLMQADDTEKSQNTVPRRPSAGSAGSLMFVRLRVHTSAGKKRGVGDLHLGSAKTLPRRDAWLALSQESSDELYAYLTHCRPDLCVLEGEGVEEEGEADRDEEEFVLIEEKGEEEEEEEEEVFQRHRGSGDDWEMVLMEENGDKPTLLIDREPEGLSNIVESSHILEESHVRELCKELPPRTVSYTWQLKYSTSRHGSSLKSLYRKLSGTDSPVLIVIKDALDETFGAFLSHPLRPSETFYGTGETFLFMLHPRFKCFRWTGENSFFIKGDLDSFAIGGGSGHFGLWVDENLYLGRSSPCYTFNNCCLSETDDFRVMELEVWTFN is encoded by the exons gGTCTCCATGGTGACACAGTTTTCAGCATCTCATCTCAGTTCAGCAGCAGCGGTTCATCCTCTGCAGATTCTAATGTATCCTCTGCATCTGCTGCCCACATAGCCAGAGAG CTGCTCTCAGCAAAGGGGAGAAACACCAACTCCACCGCGGACCGAGGATCGTCCACACCAGAGCTGGACTCAGGCTCCGGACCTAAGGAGAACCCACAGGGAGAGACGGATCCACTCCCTGCTCCACCACTCTCCCCCTCCCCAGAGGCAGAATATGACAAACTGCTG GATGTGGAGGCGGTACCGCTGCCTGATGGCCAGCTCTGCTTATTGGCTCTCCCACCAGAGTGCTGTCAGGGGGAGGGACCGGGGGCCACGCCCTATCTCAAACTTTTCTGCCGCTACATCACTGATCGCAAG GGTGTCGTTTCTGGGATCCTGCTGGTTACTGCTAATAAGATCTTCTTTGACCCGTGTAAGACTCTCCCTCTGGTGAAGGAACACGGCTGTGAGGAGTACCTCCTGTCGTGTTCGGTTGACAATCTGGCATCCGTCTCCTTCTTCTCCGACATCTCACACGTTCACTTCAACGCCTCCCAGCAGAG gagaaaaggaaagacaTTTTTCCAGAAATTGAAATCTACCAAAAGCCGAGCAGGCAGCAACCCAAACCACGAGGGGGAGTCGGTTCCAGCTCTGGTGTCCGCCGCCTCTTCAGATTTGTCCAGTCTGGCTCTGAGCCTGACCAAAGAGGTTTCTGGAGATGAGGAGGCCGAGAGCAGAGACATGCGCTGCCCGTTGGAGCTGCTGTCTGAGGCGTCAGTCGGTGGCTTGGGAGTGGGTGCCCTGAGCAGCGGCACCTCCTTCTGCGGTGGAGGTCAAGAGTTGGCGAGTACAAAACTGATGCAGGCTGATGACACAGAGAAGAGTCAGAACACAG tgcCTCGGAGGCCATCAGCCGGTAGTGCTGGCAGTCTGATGTTTGTGCGCCTGCGGGTTCACACGTCTGCAGGAAAGAAACGGGGTGTGGGAGATCTTCACCTGGGGTCAGCCAAAACCTTACCCAGAAGAGACGCCTGGCTCGCCCTGTCACAAGAAAG ctcaGACGAGCTGTATGCCTACCTGACACACTGTCGACCGGACTTGTGTGTACTTGAGGGAGAAGGggttgaggaggagggggaagcgGACCGTGACGAAGAGGAGTTTGTACTAATCGAGgaaaagggggaggaggaggaggaagaagaggaggaggtgttccAGAGACACCGCGGCTCGGGGGACGACTGGGAG atgGTGTTGATGGAGGAGAACGGGGACAAGCCGACCCTGCTCATTGACCGGGAACCAGAAGGACTCAGTAATATTGTGGAGAGCAGCCATATTTTGGAAGAGTCACATGTTCGAGAG TTATGTAAGGAGCTTCCCCCCCGGACAGTGAGTTACACCTGGCAGCTCAAGTACAGTACGTCCCGTCACGGCTCCAGCCTCAAGTCCCTCTACAGAAAACTCAGTGGCACAGACTCTCCTGTGCTTATTGTCATCAAGGACGCACTTGATGag ACATTCGGGGCCTTCCTCTCTCATCCTTTGAGGCCCAGCGAGACGTTCTACGGCACAGGAGAAACGTTTCTCTTCATGCTGCACCCTCGCTTCAAG tgcTTCAGATGGACGGGAGAAAACTCTTTCTTCATCAAAGGAGACCTGGACTCTTTTGCCATTGGTGGAGGCAG tggtCACTTCGGTCTGTGGGTGGATGAGAACTTGTACCTGGGCCGCAGCAGCCCCTGCTACACCTTCAATAACTGCTGCCTCTCAGAGACGGACGACTTCCGCGTCATGGAGCTGGAGGTGTGGACGTTCAACTGA
- the si:ch211-15d5.11 gene encoding oxidation resistance protein 1 isoform X5: protein MTADQGLHGDTVFSISSQFSSSGSSSADSNVSSASAAHIAREQLLSAKGRNTNSTADRGSSTPELDSGSGPKENPQGETDPLPAPPLSPSPEAEYDKLLDVEAVPLPDGQLCLLALPPECCQGEGPGATPYLKLFCRYITDRKGVVSGILLVTANKIFFDPCKTLPLVKEHGCEEYLLSCSVDNLASVSFFSDISHVHFNASQQRRKGKTFFQKLKSTKSRAGSNPNHEGESVPALVSAASSDLSSLALSLTKEVSGDEEAESRDMRCPLELLSEASVGGLGVGALSSGTSFCGGGQELASTKLMQADDTEKSQNTVPRRPSAGSAGSLMFVRLRVHTSAGKKRGVGDLHLGSAKTLPRRDAWLALSQESSDELYAYLTHCRPDLCVLEGEGVEEEGEADRDEEEFVLIEEKGEEEEEEEEEVFQRHRGSGDDWEMVLMEENGDKPTLLIDREPEGLSNIVESSHILEESHVRELCKELPPRTVSYTWQLKYSTSRHGSSLKSLYRKLSGTDSPVLIVIKDALDETFGAFLSHPLRPSETFYGTGETFLFMLHPRFKCFRWTGENSFFIKGDLDSFAIGGGSGHFGLWVDENLYLGRSSPCYTFNNCCLSETDDFRVMELEVWTFN from the exons gGTCTCCATGGTGACACAGTTTTCAGCATCTCATCTCAGTTCAGCAGCAGCGGTTCATCCTCTGCAGATTCTAATGTATCCTCTGCATCTGCTGCCCACATAGCCAGAGAG CAGCTGCTCTCAGCAAAGGGGAGAAACACCAACTCCACCGCGGACCGAGGATCGTCCACACCAGAGCTGGACTCAGGCTCCGGACCTAAGGAGAACCCACAGGGAGAGACGGATCCACTCCCTGCTCCACCACTCTCCCCCTCCCCAGAGGCAGAATATGACAAACTGCTG GATGTGGAGGCGGTACCGCTGCCTGATGGCCAGCTCTGCTTATTGGCTCTCCCACCAGAGTGCTGTCAGGGGGAGGGACCGGGGGCCACGCCCTATCTCAAACTTTTCTGCCGCTACATCACTGATCGCAAG GGTGTCGTTTCTGGGATCCTGCTGGTTACTGCTAATAAGATCTTCTTTGACCCGTGTAAGACTCTCCCTCTGGTGAAGGAACACGGCTGTGAGGAGTACCTCCTGTCGTGTTCGGTTGACAATCTGGCATCCGTCTCCTTCTTCTCCGACATCTCACACGTTCACTTCAACGCCTCCCAGCAGAG gagaaaaggaaagacaTTTTTCCAGAAATTGAAATCTACCAAAAGCCGAGCAGGCAGCAACCCAAACCACGAGGGGGAGTCGGTTCCAGCTCTGGTGTCCGCCGCCTCTTCAGATTTGTCCAGTCTGGCTCTGAGCCTGACCAAAGAGGTTTCTGGAGATGAGGAGGCCGAGAGCAGAGACATGCGCTGCCCGTTGGAGCTGCTGTCTGAGGCGTCAGTCGGTGGCTTGGGAGTGGGTGCCCTGAGCAGCGGCACCTCCTTCTGCGGTGGAGGTCAAGAGTTGGCGAGTACAAAACTGATGCAGGCTGATGACACAGAGAAGAGTCAGAACACAG tgcCTCGGAGGCCATCAGCCGGTAGTGCTGGCAGTCTGATGTTTGTGCGCCTGCGGGTTCACACGTCTGCAGGAAAGAAACGGGGTGTGGGAGATCTTCACCTGGGGTCAGCCAAAACCTTACCCAGAAGAGACGCCTGGCTCGCCCTGTCACAAGAAAG ctcaGACGAGCTGTATGCCTACCTGACACACTGTCGACCGGACTTGTGTGTACTTGAGGGAGAAGGggttgaggaggagggggaagcgGACCGTGACGAAGAGGAGTTTGTACTAATCGAGgaaaagggggaggaggaggaggaagaagaggaggaggtgttccAGAGACACCGCGGCTCGGGGGACGACTGGGAG atgGTGTTGATGGAGGAGAACGGGGACAAGCCGACCCTGCTCATTGACCGGGAACCAGAAGGACTCAGTAATATTGTGGAGAGCAGCCATATTTTGGAAGAGTCACATGTTCGAGAG TTATGTAAGGAGCTTCCCCCCCGGACAGTGAGTTACACCTGGCAGCTCAAGTACAGTACGTCCCGTCACGGCTCCAGCCTCAAGTCCCTCTACAGAAAACTCAGTGGCACAGACTCTCCTGTGCTTATTGTCATCAAGGACGCACTTGATGag ACATTCGGGGCCTTCCTCTCTCATCCTTTGAGGCCCAGCGAGACGTTCTACGGCACAGGAGAAACGTTTCTCTTCATGCTGCACCCTCGCTTCAAG tgcTTCAGATGGACGGGAGAAAACTCTTTCTTCATCAAAGGAGACCTGGACTCTTTTGCCATTGGTGGAGGCAG tggtCACTTCGGTCTGTGGGTGGATGAGAACTTGTACCTGGGCCGCAGCAGCCCCTGCTACACCTTCAATAACTGCTGCCTCTCAGAGACGGACGACTTCCGCGTCATGGAGCTGGAGGTGTGGACGTTCAACTGA
- the si:ch211-15d5.11 gene encoding oxidation resistance protein 1 isoform X3: MRKRILFQSLFHKYSCRDLYSDVNSKGLHGDTVFSISSQFSSSGSSSADSNVSSASAAHIAREQLLSAKGRNTNSTADRGSSTPELDSGSGPKENPQGETDPLPAPPLSPSPEAEYDKLLDVEAVPLPDGQLCLLALPPECCQGEGPGATPYLKLFCRYITDRKGVVSGILLVTANKIFFDPCKTLPLVKEHGCEEYLLSCSVDNLASVSFFSDISHVHFNASQQRRKGKTFFQKLKSTKSRAGSNPNHEGESVPALVSAASSDLSSLALSLTKEVSGDEEAESRDMRCPLELLSEASVGGLGVGALSSGTSFCGGGQELASTKLMQADDTEKSQNTVPRRPSAGSAGSLMFVRLRVHTSAGKKRGVGDLHLGSAKTLPRRDAWLALSQESSDELYAYLTHCRPDLCVLEGEGVEEEGEADRDEEEFVLIEEKGEEEEEEEEEVFQRHRGSGDDWEMVLMEENGDKPTLLIDREPEGLSNIVESSHILEESHVRELCKELPPRTVSYTWQLKYSTSRHGSSLKSLYRKLSGTDSPVLIVIKDALDETFGAFLSHPLRPSETFYGTGETFLFMLHPRFKCFRWTGENSFFIKGDLDSFAIGGGSGHFGLWVDENLYLGRSSPCYTFNNCCLSETDDFRVMELEVWTFN; this comes from the exons gGTCTCCATGGTGACACAGTTTTCAGCATCTCATCTCAGTTCAGCAGCAGCGGTTCATCCTCTGCAGATTCTAATGTATCCTCTGCATCTGCTGCCCACATAGCCAGAGAG CAGCTGCTCTCAGCAAAGGGGAGAAACACCAACTCCACCGCGGACCGAGGATCGTCCACACCAGAGCTGGACTCAGGCTCCGGACCTAAGGAGAACCCACAGGGAGAGACGGATCCACTCCCTGCTCCACCACTCTCCCCCTCCCCAGAGGCAGAATATGACAAACTGCTG GATGTGGAGGCGGTACCGCTGCCTGATGGCCAGCTCTGCTTATTGGCTCTCCCACCAGAGTGCTGTCAGGGGGAGGGACCGGGGGCCACGCCCTATCTCAAACTTTTCTGCCGCTACATCACTGATCGCAAG GGTGTCGTTTCTGGGATCCTGCTGGTTACTGCTAATAAGATCTTCTTTGACCCGTGTAAGACTCTCCCTCTGGTGAAGGAACACGGCTGTGAGGAGTACCTCCTGTCGTGTTCGGTTGACAATCTGGCATCCGTCTCCTTCTTCTCCGACATCTCACACGTTCACTTCAACGCCTCCCAGCAGAG gagaaaaggaaagacaTTTTTCCAGAAATTGAAATCTACCAAAAGCCGAGCAGGCAGCAACCCAAACCACGAGGGGGAGTCGGTTCCAGCTCTGGTGTCCGCCGCCTCTTCAGATTTGTCCAGTCTGGCTCTGAGCCTGACCAAAGAGGTTTCTGGAGATGAGGAGGCCGAGAGCAGAGACATGCGCTGCCCGTTGGAGCTGCTGTCTGAGGCGTCAGTCGGTGGCTTGGGAGTGGGTGCCCTGAGCAGCGGCACCTCCTTCTGCGGTGGAGGTCAAGAGTTGGCGAGTACAAAACTGATGCAGGCTGATGACACAGAGAAGAGTCAGAACACAG tgcCTCGGAGGCCATCAGCCGGTAGTGCTGGCAGTCTGATGTTTGTGCGCCTGCGGGTTCACACGTCTGCAGGAAAGAAACGGGGTGTGGGAGATCTTCACCTGGGGTCAGCCAAAACCTTACCCAGAAGAGACGCCTGGCTCGCCCTGTCACAAGAAAG ctcaGACGAGCTGTATGCCTACCTGACACACTGTCGACCGGACTTGTGTGTACTTGAGGGAGAAGGggttgaggaggagggggaagcgGACCGTGACGAAGAGGAGTTTGTACTAATCGAGgaaaagggggaggaggaggaggaagaagaggaggaggtgttccAGAGACACCGCGGCTCGGGGGACGACTGGGAG atgGTGTTGATGGAGGAGAACGGGGACAAGCCGACCCTGCTCATTGACCGGGAACCAGAAGGACTCAGTAATATTGTGGAGAGCAGCCATATTTTGGAAGAGTCACATGTTCGAGAG TTATGTAAGGAGCTTCCCCCCCGGACAGTGAGTTACACCTGGCAGCTCAAGTACAGTACGTCCCGTCACGGCTCCAGCCTCAAGTCCCTCTACAGAAAACTCAGTGGCACAGACTCTCCTGTGCTTATTGTCATCAAGGACGCACTTGATGag ACATTCGGGGCCTTCCTCTCTCATCCTTTGAGGCCCAGCGAGACGTTCTACGGCACAGGAGAAACGTTTCTCTTCATGCTGCACCCTCGCTTCAAG tgcTTCAGATGGACGGGAGAAAACTCTTTCTTCATCAAAGGAGACCTGGACTCTTTTGCCATTGGTGGAGGCAG tggtCACTTCGGTCTGTGGGTGGATGAGAACTTGTACCTGGGCCGCAGCAGCCCCTGCTACACCTTCAATAACTGCTGCCTCTCAGAGACGGACGACTTCCGCGTCATGGAGCTGGAGGTGTGGACGTTCAACTGA